Within the Acidobacteriota bacterium genome, the region TCGATCGCGCTTAAGCGCAAATTGAGCTTCAGGCGCCGGCGGAAGAGCCTTCGCGCGGGCGTCGTATTCGTCTTTGCTGCCAACGAAGGGTGCAGACGTTGAAAGTGCGCCCGGCATGGCTCCCGCAAGCGGCGCCGACTTCGTTGCCCGGTCTCGCCTGAGTTCCTGTTTCTGAGCGATGGTCGAATGTAGCTGGACCGCAGGCGCGGAGGACCTGTCGTTCAATTCCGGCTTGTCTGTGGTTTTGTTTTCTTTAACGCCCGGTTCCGGATTCACGGGAGGATTGGGGGCTTTCTCCTGTGCAAGCTTGAGCGTCGCGTGCGGGTTGGAACCCGCTTCGCGCTCGTAAGCGATCACACCAACTCCCACTACTACGGCCAATCCCACCGCCAACCCGGCCCAACGCATTGCCATCGGAAATTCGAAAATAGAGGCGCGCCCGACGCTCGCCTTCTCCGCACTTGCCACAGCCGCTTCCGGTGTCGCCAGCGCTACTGCCTGGCGACATTCCGGGCAGACGGAAAGGTGCGCCAGCACAGTTTCGTGCTGGGCGCTGGTCAGAGCCTGCTCAACAAACGCGATCAAGGCATTCGACGAGGGGTGTGCGGCCTCCGCTGATTGCATTGCATCGAGCCGCTGTTTCAGTATGTTACTAAACCGATCCAAGCTGCCTCAATTCTGATCGTTGATAGTGGAACGTGCAAAAACTTAAATCTTGCAACTGCGCACGCCAAAATTACGGGCTGTTCTCCGCCGGCGGATGTAAACGCGCCGCCACGTCCAGCTCCAAATCACGAACATCTATCTCCAAAGCCTCTTCCGCCTGGCGACGGCTCATCCCACGCCGTTCCAATCCCTTGCGAAGCCGCTTACGGATTCCAGAGAGCAGCTTGTCCATTTTCCTGCTGATTGTGGACTCGTGCACACCCAGTGTTCGTCCTATCTCCGCTAGCCGTCGTCCGTCTAGAAAGTAGGAGGAGAGCAGAAAACGCTCTTCGGTGGAAAGGCTCGTGAGAACTTCGTCCGTGGCCTCCTTAATTCTTGAGTCTGTCGCAGACGCAGCCGGGCCCGGCGCTGCGGGAAATTGCCTCCCGTGCTCTTCTTCCTCTTCTTCAATGCTGACGAAACGCTTGCCGGCACGAATCTGATTTATGTAGCTCTGCGCCAGCACCATGCGCAGCCATCCGGCGAGAGATCCTCGTCCTGAGTAGAGCGCCAGCTTTGAGCGCCGATCCTCCATGGGACCAAGTCCGTAGAGCTCCGCATAGAGCGAGTCGGCCAACTCGCGTCCGGTAGTCTCGTTGCGAGTGATGCTGCGCGCTGACTGGTAGATCGATTCGCGGTACTTAGTCAGAAACACATCCCAGGCGTGTTGATTACCAACGGCACAGCCATTTGCCAAGGCAAGCTCATCAAGCTTGAGCGTGCCAAGAAACGCGCTGATCTGCTCTTTACCGGCACCAGCTATGCCTTCGGTCCGGTGCACCACGTTGTGCAAGATTACCGTAAACTGCGCCAAAGTGAGCGCATAAGCCGAGCCGCCGCTGCGTGCAAAGAGCTCCGCCGCAAGGCGAGCATCGATCGGGGTGTTGGTTACCCCTTCGGCGTTGCTGGTCTGAACTACAGACATGATTCACCAAGACTTGTGGCCAAGGCGGATGGTAGCAAATTTCTTTGCAAGCCCATGCTCCATCGACGTTCTTCTCTCATCGACGCGCAGGGCTCGCCCCCAAAGCCTCTGCCCGCCACCGGAGGAGAGCCATGTCCCGGTCTGCGTTTTCCCGATTTGGCCTAGGGGTTCTGGTTGTCACATTTGCGTGTTCATCGTTGGTGTGGGGTGGCACTGCAAGTCCAAATTACAAAGTCTTAAACCCAATCTCACACGGAAATCTCACAATTTTTCCCGTCGTGACTTCGATCACTCACGATACCAGCCGCTTCATCACCCTCGATGAGGGAATTCGATCCGGAGAGGTTGTCGTCACCGAGGGTGGCCGCACGAGCGGACTTATTCGAGGTCCGCAGCACCGAATTCCTGTATCCCGAGCGCAGGTGAACACCCTCGTTCTGGTGAACAATTCCAAGCGGCCGCTCATCCTGCTTGCGGGAGAGATTGTCATTGGAGGAAAGCAGGACCGAGTGGTTGCTAAAGATCGCGTAATTCCGGCTGAGAGCGATCCCGTAGATTTCGGAGTTTTTTGCGTCGAGCCAGGGCGCTGGACGGAAACGTCGGCTCAGTTCTCCACGATGAAATCGCAGATGGCTCAGCCGAGCGTGCGCAAGGAAGCTATGGTCGCGCAGGATCAGCATCGGGTCTGGAGTTCGGTGGGTGAGGCGAACGGCGCAATCGCTGGGGCGCTAGCCGGCAGTCCTGCAGCCATGCCGGGACACCCTCCTTCCTCCTATGCAAAAACCTTCAACGACGAACGAGTGCGCAAAGCTATCGCCGATCAAGCTGCTCCGGTTGAGCAGTCCTATAGCTCTTCGATCAGCCAGCTCCGCGATCAGCACGCAGTTGGTGTGGTTGTCGCGATTTGCGGAAGACTCATATGGGCCGACCTTTTCGCCAGCACAGCATTGCTCGAGAAGTATTGGCCAAAGCTGGTGCGTTCTTACGCGGCCGAAGCCATCACGACTCAACGCGCTGCCAAACCGGCAACGGTTTCCGACGCGCAGCAGTTCCTGGATCGAACCGAGGGCAATCGAGAGGTAATCGAGAACGAGCCCGGTATTTATCGGCAGTCCGAGACGATCGCGCCGAATTTCAAGCTGTTCACTTTGGCGTCGTTGCTGCCGGGCACTGGGTTCGATCTTCATATCAGCAAAATTGCCGATGTGAACGGCTACAGTCCCGAAATAGGAAAACTGCAGTAAGAATCGCAGAAAATTCGGGACGGTTTACAGCGGACAGGGCACCGGAAGGGAGGACGTGGAGGAAATCTCTTTCGGCGATTCGAAAGGCATTGCGGTTACGCGTTTTCCGAGATGCCTGGAGTCAAGAGATGCCGCCCTGTCCACTGTAACCTGTCCGCTGTTCGCTGTGCTCTTCAGAAACCGAGCTGGCGTTGCTTACGTACAGTTAATATGCGGGTCGAAGAGGTAGCGGGACGAAAGTAATGAGGCAGGCAACCTAAGTCATAGCACCACAGATACTTACTTTCGTGACCAGCTGGAAACGAATCTGCAACAAATGTCAAGCCAACTGAGTCTAATGTTGCAGGTAGCAAAAGTAGGGTCGGAGGTGACCTGAAAATGATGGTGGAAAAGTTCTCAATCGCCGAATTATCCGCTCTGCGTAACGAACTAATGCAGAATGGGCTGGATTCATGGCAGGCGGCAGAGCTGTTCCACGTGTTTCTGTCAGGCCGTGGCTACGGCGTATCTTCGGATGCGGCCGTTGATGCGGCTACGCGCGTCGAGGAATCGGGCTGCTCGATTGATGTACTGCAGCGCGAACTCGAGAGCCTTGCCATGGTGATGTAATCCGGTCAAACAAGATTGTTCCGCTCCGCTGGCGGTGAGGCTGACGGACAGGACATGCAAGGACGAGCCGGGAGAACCTGCCCGGCTCTTTGCTTTTGCGCTGATTTTTAATATACGGACAGCTTCGGAGATGGTTAGAGGTTGAGATAAAACGTGGCGCCCGATTGTCCCTTTTTGCCGTCCACAACCGGATGCCTCAAAGCGGAAAAACTGAACTGCTTGGATTCCCGAAATGGGGATGGAGTGAGGCGGCACTCGTCTCCTTTGCGGGTGACCGTAATTGTCGGCTTCTCGAACTTAACGGTTTGTGAGGAGCCACAACACAGGTACAGGGAAAGCGCATCGCAAAATTGCAGGGCATCGACGAGTCCTTCCAGAGAGGATTCATCTCGATCAACCCTGGCCTTCAATTTCTGTTGTCGCTGTTTTTCCCGTTTGCGAAATGCTTCTACCTGAGCTTCCGCTCTCTGCTCGGCAAAAAGCGACAATCTCTCGAAATGCCGGCTCACTAAATATCCGCCAATCGGAGCAAATTTCGCAGCAGTCTCGATGGATCCAGTCCACGCCTGAAGAAAACGATCGACCGAGACGTCGAGAAAACTTGAAGGCTTTTGCTTCGGCTGGAGCCGGAGGCGCTGAATCTGCTCGGCGTCATCCATGCTCCATCCGGTATCGTGCAGCGCGATGGAACGCGCGACTGTCTTATCAATCGGGCCGAATAAATCGTCGTGTAGACTCGCTGCTAAGTCTCCGGCAAGAGCTGCGTGTGAAGGCTGCGTAACAAGCCAGTAATCAGACGCGGTTTGCTTCAGCCGTGACTGAATCGCAGGCCAGGGCGCGCTGGGTGTTGCCGAGAGCTTTTCGTCGGTAATAGGAAAGAGCACCATATCGTGGATCCGGCCGCCCTCGGCCGGGTTTTGACTCTGGTTCGAATCGTATTCTTTTGAGGAAACTTGATCCTGGTACCCTTAGAACGCGTGTTTCCAGATGCAAACACCGTGCCGAGGGCGGCCGCATCCACGTGACTCCTTTGCAGCCCATGCTGCACCGTTGATAATAGATGATTGAGACTCCACTATAAGCGCCTACTAGCCGCTTCACTCTCCATCATCGCGTTCAGCCTTACAGCCTGCGATTCGTCATCCTCCGCCTCCCGGCACCCGTTAACCATCGAAGAGCAACATGGACGCGAGGTTTTTCAAGCGAGCTGCGCCATCTGTCACAACGCCTACAAAGAGGAGCCACTGCAAGGGCCGCCTCTTGTTGGCATGTTCCGCAAGCAAGCTCTTCCCAGCGGAATGCCGGCAACTGACCCACATGTGCGAGAGACGATCATGACGGGCCGCCGCAACATGCCGCCCTTCAATGCTGTACTGGATGAGAAGCAGCTTAATGACTTGATGGCGTTCCTGCACACCTTGTAGCGTACTCGCGTGAAACGCCATCTGATCTGCGTGAATCCACAAATCTGCGTTCATCTGCGTGAGTTTTTGGGTTTGCGCTTGCACCCCTGCAAGCAGCTCCAACAGTGCCCACAGGTACAATAAAGACAACCGATGTCTGCGACATCCCAACTCGTTCAAATCGATCTTGCGCCACGTGTGCCGAAGCCCAAGCCTGAATGGCTGAAGGCGCGCGCGCCGATGGGAGACAACTATCACGAGCTCAAAAAGCTCGCGCGCAAACTCGAGTTGCACACCGTGTGTGAGTCAGCGCAGTGTCCCAACATCGGCGAATGCTGGAACCACCGCACGGCGACTTTCATGCTGCTTGGGAATTTGTGCACTCGCCGTTGCGGATTCTGCGCGGTTCCCAAAGGCAAGCCGAAAGCGATTGATTTCGACGAGCCGCGCCGCGTGGCCGAAGCCGTTGCAACACTGGGCTTGAAACATGCCGTCATCACGAGCGTGAATCGCGATGACGACAATATCGGAGCAGCCAAGGTTTTTGCCGATACAATTCGCGAAATCAGACTGCAAGCTCCTGGGTGCCAGATGGAAGTGCTGATTCCAGACTTCCAGGGCCGCGAAGATGCACTGAACATTGTTCTCGAAGCCCGTCCCGAGGTGCTGAATCACAACACTGAGACGGTGCCGCGTCTCTATCGTGCCGTGCGCTCCGGCGCACGCTACCAGCGCACGCTCAAGCTGCTGGAAAACGTTAAGAAATTTGCGCCCAGCATGGTCTCAAAGACCGGAGTGATGGTCGGCATCGGCGAAACCATGGACGAGCTGCTTGAAGTATTCCGCGATCTCGCAGCGATCAAAGTCAACATCCTCACCATCGGGCAATATCTGCGTCCCTCACGCGATCACCTGCCAATGACGCGCTACTACCATCCTGATGAATTTCGCCTCATGAAAGAAGAAGCCCTCAAGATGGGCTTCCGCCACGTGGAGTCAGGGCCGCTGGTGCGCTCCAGCTATCATGCGCATGAACAGGCAGAGTCGACGGGATTGGTGGCGGTAACCTCGCTAATGCAATAAGTGCTGGGGTTGACCGTCGATTCATTGCGACCCTTGTCTCGTCTTCTCTTGCGCTACCACCGGCCGAATCTCGATGGATCCGTCGCGTGCGCTGGGAATCTGGGCAGCGATAGTAATGGCCTCATTGAGATCGCTGGCATTCACCAGAAAGTAGCCGGCCAGTTGTTCCTTTGTTTCGGCAAAAGGACCATCCGTAATGGTTTGATGCCCATCGCGTACCCGTACCGTTGTGGCTGTTGTCGTAGGTTTGAGCTCGTCACCAGCGATGAATTTTCCCGCTCCAGCGAGCTGCTGAATAAGCTCGCGGTACTCCCGGTAAACGCTCGCCTGTTGTGGCGGATCAAGCTTTTCCCACTCCAATTCGGTCTGGTAGATCAGCAACAGATATTGCATAACCTCTCCTACCCGTACGACGAGTGGGCACGAGCAAATCGACAGATTGCAGGGAACGGATGATCGAAAAAATGCAATGGCCAGATTCTCGAATTCCCTCAAATTGCCTCAGGTTTTCAGAATCTTCCGTATCCATGCGGGCCTGACGTTAAGAAATTTTCCTTCCGGGAAAACTTCCCGGCTGGATTCCATGAAGCAGGGAATTGGCACGATGCAAAAATTTCAACGCGTCCGCAACAGAAATGCCCGGCCAATTCGACCGGGCACCATGGTTCACTGCCAAATGATTATCGATTACCGGCGACCTTCACCAAACCCGACAAGCGTTCTCACTGACCATCGGCTGCCCCTTGTGGCAGCTGAAGGCCTTGGCGAAGTCTTCGCTGTTCTGCATGACGCCATCCACGCGGAAGCGTCCGGGTGAATGCGGGTTCGTTTGTACTTGCTGACGCAGAGCCGCCTCGGTCTGGTTCTCGCACCACACCTGACCGTAACCAATAAACGCGCGTTGCTCTGGAGTGAAGCCTTTGATTGTCTTAGTGCTGTCCTCCTGAGCGCCACTTTTTCCAGTCTTACCTTCAGCGGCCTGAGTGTTGTGCAGCGCTCGCAAGGCTACACGCATGCCGCCATTGTCGGCCGTATTTTCCCCTAATGTCAGCTTGCCCCGAACATGTAGCCCGGGAAGTGGCTCGAAAGACGAATATTCCTGGTCGATGCACGAGACACGCTCTTCGAAGGCCTTCGCGTCTTGCGGAGTCCACCAGTCGCGCAGATTGCCTTCGGGATCGAACTTGCGGCCCTGATCGTCGAATCCGTGCGTCAGTTCGTGACCGATCACGACTCCAATGGCGCCAAAATTCACCGCGTCGTCTACGCTTTTGTCGAAAAATGGCGGCTGGAGAATTCCTGCTGGGAAGTTAATGTCATTATAAGCCGGACTGTAGTAGGCATTCACTGTCGGTGGTGTCATACCGAATTCAGTGCGATCGAGTGGCTTGCCTATCTTCGCAAGCTGACGATTCACCTCAAACGTATTCGCGCGCTCCACGTTTCCAAGGAGATCGCCGCGCACGATATTCAGCTTCGAATAATCGCGCCATTTGCTCGGATATCCAATCTTGTTGCGTATGGCGGCCAGTTTCAGCAGCGCCTGCTTTTTCGTTTCCGGAGTCATCCAATCAAGACTCTCAATGTCTTGTTTAAGTGCCGTTTCGATAGCGTTCACCATCTTCAACATGCGAGCTTTCTCAGCCGGAGTGAATTCCTGCGCCACATATGGCTGGCCCAGCGCTTCGCCAAGCTGCTGGTCGGTCAGGCGCTCGCAGCGCTTCCAGCGCGCCTGGAGCTCTTTGGCACCGCCGAGGTATTTTTCATAGAAGCTGAAGTTTTCCTGCACGAAAGAATCAGACAATACTCCGGCAAACTCATGGATCAGGTGCCAGCGGAAGTACGCTTTCCAATCTTCCAGCGGAACTGAATCCGCAAGATTGTTCAGTTGCTTGAAGAATTCGGGATTGGCAACGTTCAGCGAATCGAAAGCAGGCGCGGTGGTCCCTTTCAGGAAATGCGTGAATTCGATGTTCGGCGTTATCGCGGTGAATTCTGCCAGCGTCATCTTGTGATCGCGATTCTCAGGTTTGCGCCGTTCGATGCGATCCATAGATGCTTCGGCGAGCTTAGTTTCGAGCGCCACCACTTTCTGAGCGTCAGTGTCAGCCTGGCCATCGCCTGACAACTTGAGGATGTTTGTTACGTGAGCCAGATACTTTTCGCGCTTCTCTTTGGAGTTGGCATCGTCCTTGAGGTAGTCGTCCCGGTCGGGAAGACCAAGGCCGCCCTGATCCACATACGCGATTACATTATTCGCATTGTGCAGATCGGAGTTTGAGGTGAAGAAAAACACTGCGCCCCGCACGCCCAGTTCGTGCAGATGCGCGAGTTCGGCAAGTGCGCTATCGCGATCACTCACGCCGTTGATACGATCCAGCTCCGGCTGCAGCGGCTTGAGGCCTTTCTGATTTACGGCGTTTTCGTCCATGCAGGCTTGGTAGTAATCGCCAATCTTCTGATGGATCGAGTCTCGCTTGAGATCGTTAACTGACGCCCTCTCCAAAATCTCCTTCGCGATGAGACGATTGCGCTCTGCGAGTTCATTGAAACGTCCCCAGCGTCCCTGATCTGGCGGAATGGCATTGTTCTTGACCCAATTGCCACACACAAATTGGTAAAAATCTTTGCAAGGGTCAGCAGTCCGATCCATGGCCGACAGATCAAACGCGTGAATCTCCGGTATCTTTCCAGAAGAATTCTGGGACGAACTGGAGTGCTTCGGTGCACTTTGTCCGGCCAAATAGACGCCAGCAAATGCGAGGGCGAGCAGCATGAGTAGCAGGCGAAGCTTCATTCCCACCTCGGTGAATGAAAGAATTTAAAACCGAACAGTGTACCGCTAATCGCGGATTTACGACCGGTCCCACCAAAGTGCTATCGAGACGTATGCGAGCTGGCTTGATACTTTTTCGCGTGAACCGGCGAACGCTATCGGTGGTGCTCATCCTGGTTCTCTGTATTCCAGCCGCAGCTTTCTTCATTGCTGTACCGCAATGGCAGATCGAGCACCCGGGCGATCCGACGTTGATCCTGCGCACTGAACGTCACTGGTTGTGGCGAGCGCCGGCGCGCGCGCATCTGGAATCAAGTGCGATCATTGTGCCGGTGTTGGCAATCGCCTTCGTCGCGGGCGCACTGCTGGCAGTTGCGCTGTATCAGGAATAGTTCTAGGTTTGTTTGCTGTCCCAATCTCCTGCGCATAACGAAAGTTTCACGAATTGCGGGGACTTGTTAGATTACTGAGAAAGTCCCTGTATGGAACCGATCACTCACTTTCTTACCGGCGCATGTATCGGACGCGCAGGACTCAACCGGACTACCGGTTACGCGACATTGATGGTCACTCTCGCCGCAGAATTCCCCGATGTGGACGTACTTTGGAGTTTCGATGGACCGGTGAGAGCGATGGCTACCCATCGCGGTTTTACCCATTCCTTCATCGGAGCACCCGTAGATTCTGCAATCGTGCTCGGCTTCGTCTACGCATTTCATCGCTGGCGAGTGAATCGCGGCAAATCTCCTCCCCTCGCGCCGCGCTGGGGATTGCTGTTCCTTTTTGGGATTCTGGCCGTTCTCAGCCACATTCTGCTCGATTTCACTAACAACTACGGCGTCCGGCCGTTTCTGCCATTCAACTGGCGCTGGTACTCGTGGGACATCGTCTTCATCCTCGAGCCGGTGATGCTTGCAGCATTGCTGCTTGGTCTGCTGATCCCCGCAATCTTCGGACTCGTCAGCGGCGAGATCGGCGCTCATCGCGAGATGTTTCGTGGGCGCCGCAGCGCGATTTGCGCGCTGCTTGCAGTCTGCGGAATATGGTGGGTGCGCGACTATCACCACCGCAGGGCCATCACGCTGCTCAATTCGGCCGACTACCAGGGGGAGGTCCTCAAGAGAACGGGGGCAATGCCTTACGCTGTGAATCCGTTCTCCTGGGCTGGCATTGTCGAAACAGAAAACTACTACGCCGAGGTCCCAGTTGATTTAGGCGCGACCACGTTTGATCCGCTAGCGCACGCCAAGATTCTGTACAAGCCGGCGGAGACTCCGGCGACGCTCGCGGCCAAGCGCTCGCTTTTAGGCCGCGTATATCTCGATTGGGCGCGCTTTGCTTACGTTGAGAACCAACACCTTCCGCCTCCGGAGCAAGGCTATGATGTACGCTTTCGCGACCTGCGCTTCAGCTACATTGGCTTCCAGATTCCCGGAGAGCCTCGCGGACGTCCTCCGCTGAGCGCCGATGTGTTTCTCAATGAACAGCTGCACGTGGTGCTGATGCGAATGGGTAACCGTGAGGAGAAGCCGTAACGCTTTCGATGCTATTCCAAGCCGCCAGGCAAGGAATCCCTATGGTGAAACCAGACTGGCGATGCGACGAGAATCGCCGCACCTTCCGGATCACCACCCAAACAGTTGACGTTTCCCGCGGCGAAACGGAGAATAAAGCTTCGCGCGAGGCTCACTATGTTGGCTTATCTATTCATTGTTCTGGCTGTAGTAGTTCGTTTACTGCCGCATCCTTGGCACCTCACCCCGCTCGGCGCAGCGCTGCTGTTCTTCGGCGCCAAGCGTCCAAAGCGAGAGTGGATCGCGCCACTGCTTCTGCTGGCCTCGGCAGACGTCTATCTCACCACGGTTCATTACCGCATGCACGTCGGAGCCGATCACATCGTGACGTGGGCATGGTACGTGGCGGCAATGGTGATTGGACGTGCGCTCGTTCGGAGAGTCGAACCTCTGCGCGTGGTTGGCGCCTCTCTTGCTTCTGCAATTTCGTTCTTCCTGGTCAGCAACTTCGCTACATGGCTCTTCCAGAACATGTATCCGAAGACACTTGCGGGGCTGGTACAGTGCTACACGCTGGCGATTCCATTCTTCCGAGGAACGTTTGCCTCTGACCTGATCTACACACCGATTTTGTTCAGCGTGCCGTATGCGTTGTCGTTGCTCGAAAAGAAAGCGGCAGAATCGCGGGTTCGGAGCTAAGCCCCGGAGTTCGATAGCCTCAATTCTTCAGGACGAAGGTAGACCCTTATCCGTGTGTTCCGTTAGGTCCGCTCGCCGGACTCTTTTCCAGTTCTTGCAGCGCCACCCTCGTTTTGGGAACGAGTTGCTCCAGTTCGGCGTGGCGCCTGCGCAAGCCCTCGATAACGGTAGCTGGCGCCTTGGCGAGGAAGCCTTGGTTGCTTAACTGGCGCTCTGTGTTGCCGCGTTCCGACTCAAGTTTTTCCAGTTCTTTGGAAAGACGGTTGCGCTCAGCGGCGATATCGATCTTCCGTTCATAGACAACAAGCACCTCAAAGGCGTTGGTCGTTTGCACACCTGGCACCTTCGCCATGCTCTCAGGGCTGAATTCGATATGATCCACGTCAGCGCCTTGTCCGATCAAATTCCGATTCGAATCGATCAGCGCTCGAGTCGAAGCTTCCGTAAAGATGCGCACAGTGATCTTTTCTTTTGGCGCAACCTTCAGTTCTGCCCGCCGGTTGCGAATGCCCTCGATGAGCCGCTTAATGATCTCCATCTGATCGATAGTCGCGACGTCTGCCTTGCCGAGTTCGGCGCCAAGCGGGAAACGTGTAAGTGCAATGGACTTTGCTGGTGCCTTTTGTTGCCACAGCGCATGCCAGATTTCCTCAGTAATGAATGGCATGAATGGTGACAGCAGCCGCAGCGAACCCTCAAACATCCTGACTAGCTGATTGAGCGCAGCTTGTGCTTGCGCCCGAGCGCCGCCAGAGAAATGCGAGCGCAGCTTTACGGCCTCAATGTACCAGGCGCATAGGTCGCCCCAGAAGAACTGGTAGACCATATTCGCGGCTTCGTCAAAGCGATAGTGGCCGAGAGCGGCATTCATGTCCTGAGTCGTCTGCTGAAAACGCGCTTCGATCCAGCGATCCACGAGCGGAGCTGAGCTATCCAGTTTGTACGCGCCGCTCACAAGCCACGAGAGTTCCTCCTGCTTCCATGCTCCCGCCTCGGTTGCCTTGTCGATGTTCATGAACATGAAGCGGGCAGCGTTCCAAATCTTATTCGCAAAATTGCGATAGCCTTCAATGCGGCTCTCGTTGAAGGCAATGTCCGTACCGGGCGATGCCATGGAGGCGAGCGTGAAACGTACGGCATCGGTGCCGTACTTGTTCGTGATGTCGATGGGATCGACCACGTTTCCTTTCGTCTTCGACATCTTCTGGCGATCTGCATCGCGCACCAGCGCATGGATGTACACCTCCCGAAACGGAACTGCCTCGGAAGCGGGACGGTTGCTGCCATCGCCCATCGGCATATCTTGCATGAAGTGGCAGCCCATCATAATCATCCGCGCTACCCAGAAGAACAGGATGTCGAAGCCGGTAACCAGCTGCGCCGTCGGGTAGAACACATCGAGATCGCGCGTGTGCTCGGGCCAGCCGAGCGAGGTAAACGGAAGCAGCGCCGACGAGAACCAGGTGTCCAGAACGTCGGTTTCCTGCTCAACGGCAAAGCCACAGGCGGGGCACTTGAATGGATCTTCGCGACCCACAATGGGCTGAGAGTTCAAGTCGCTCTTCGAATGCGCGCATCCGTTATTCGTGCAGTACCAGGCTGGAATGCGATGTCCCCACCAGAGCTGGCGCGAGATGCACCAGTCGTAGATCTTATTCATCCAGTTCAAGTAGACGGTCTTGTAATTCTCCGGCGTGAAGCAAATGTGACCATTCATGACCGCGGCGATCGCCCTGTCTGCCAGCGGCTGAATCTTGACGAACCACTGCATCGAGAGGCTGGGCTCGACAACATCCATGCTGCGGCTGCACTTGCCGATCGAGAGCACGTGATCCTTGGCGTTCACCAGGAATCCTTGGATCTCAAGATCAGCGAGCACTCGCTTGCGCGCTTCGTAGCGATCGAGCCCGGCATAGGTGGCACCGTTCTGGTTGATGCGCGCGAGCTCGTCCATGATCTTCAACATCGGCAGGTTGTGTCGTTTGCCGATCACGAAGTCGTTCGGATCATGCGCAGGCGTCACCTTCACCGCACCTGTCCCGAATTCGGGATTCGCGAGTTCATCGGCAATAATCGGGATCTCGCGATTGATCAGCGGAAGCCGCAACTTCTTGCCAATCAACTCGCGGTATCGCTCATCATTTGGACTCACGGCCACGGCAACATCGCCTAACATCGTTTCAGGACGCGTGGTAGCGATGTGAATCGAGCCACTGCCGTCAGCCAACGGATAACGAATTTCGTAGAGCTTGCCCTGCTGCTCCTCGTGAACCACTTCCAGGTCGGAGATCGCAGTCAGGCATCGCGGGCACCAGTTCACGATGTACTCACCGCGATAAATAAGTCCCTGTTCCCAAAGACGCACGAAAACCTCGCGCACGGCACGGTTGAGGTTTTCGTTCATGGTGAAGTACTCGCGCGACCAGTCAACAGAATCGCCGAGCCTCTTCATCTGCTTGAGAATGTTGCCGCCGTAGAGGCGACGCCACTCCCACACGCGTTCGACGAACTTCTCACGTCCAAGGTCGGCGCGTTTTGTCCCTTCGCTTGCGAGCTGTCGCTCAACCAGCATCTGCGTCGCAATGCCGGCGTGGTCTGTACCGGGAATCCAGAGCGTGATTTCACCACGCATTCGCCGCCAACGCACAAGAATGTCCGACTCGGTGTGCTCGAACATGTGCCCCATGTGCAGATTGCCGGTCACGTTTGGCGGAGGCAGCAGAATCGTGAACGCCGCTGGTGCGTCCTTGGACGGAGTCTCAACGTGAAAAAGCCTCTCGTTCACCCAGTACTCGGCCCAGCGCGGCTCGATGGCGCTTGGGTCATAGGTTTTTGGAAGCTCGTGGGGCATGACGGCAGTACCTAAACCATAACACGCAAGAAACAGGAGATCGGCCTTCGGCCCGGACTCAGCAGG harbors:
- a CDS encoding valine--tRNA ligase; translated protein: MPHELPKTYDPSAIEPRWAEYWVNERLFHVETPSKDAPAAFTILLPPPNVTGNLHMGHMFEHTESDILVRWRRMRGEITLWIPGTDHAGIATQMLVERQLASEGTKRADLGREKFVERVWEWRRLYGGNILKQMKRLGDSVDWSREYFTMNENLNRAVREVFVRLWEQGLIYRGEYIVNWCPRCLTAISDLEVVHEEQQGKLYEIRYPLADGSGSIHIATTRPETMLGDVAVAVSPNDERYRELIGKKLRLPLINREIPIIADELANPEFGTGAVKVTPAHDPNDFVIGKRHNLPMLKIMDELARINQNGATYAGLDRYEARKRVLADLEIQGFLVNAKDHVLSIGKCSRSMDVVEPSLSMQWFVKIQPLADRAIAAVMNGHICFTPENYKTVYLNWMNKIYDWCISRQLWWGHRIPAWYCTNNGCAHSKSDLNSQPIVGREDPFKCPACGFAVEQETDVLDTWFSSALLPFTSLGWPEHTRDLDVFYPTAQLVTGFDILFFWVARMIMMGCHFMQDMPMGDGSNRPASEAVPFREVYIHALVRDADRQKMSKTKGNVVDPIDITNKYGTDAVRFTLASMASPGTDIAFNESRIEGYRNFANKIWNAARFMFMNIDKATEAGAWKQEELSWLVSGAYKLDSSAPLVDRWIEARFQQTTQDMNAALGHYRFDEAANMVYQFFWGDLCAWYIEAVKLRSHFSGGARAQAQAALNQLVRMFEGSLRLLSPFMPFITEEIWHALWQQKAPAKSIALTRFPLGAELGKADVATIDQMEIIKRLIEGIRNRRAELKVAPKEKITVRIFTEASTRALIDSNRNLIGQGADVDHIEFSPESMAKVPGVQTTNAFEVLVVYERKIDIAAERNRLSKELEKLESERGNTERQLSNQGFLAKAPATVIEGLRRRHAELEQLVPKTRVALQELEKSPASGPNGTHG